The following are encoded in a window of Paenibacillaceae bacterium GAS479 genomic DNA:
- a CDS encoding DNA-binding response regulator, OmpR family, contains REC and winged-helix (wHTH) domain produces MAKTILVVEDEHILREIIKDYLMNENYNVLEAADGNAALSLFEANEVHLIILDIMLPGMDGWSVCRRIRKSSNVPIIMLTARVDEDDTLLGFELGADDYVTKPYSPPVLLARTKRLLDSRYPIERSADTAGSSTDKQLLASGLRMHLPSRTLTVDEVEVYLTYTEFQILAYLMQNKGIVITREQLITKIWGYEYEGDDRTVNTHIRNIRNKLGDKSKVITTIVRTGYKFNGEL; encoded by the coding sequence GTGGCAAAAACGATACTGGTCGTAGAAGACGAACATATTTTACGGGAGATTATAAAGGATTATTTGATGAATGAGAATTATAATGTGCTGGAGGCTGCGGACGGAAATGCAGCTTTATCCTTATTTGAAGCCAATGAGGTGCATTTAATTATTCTTGATATTATGCTGCCAGGAATGGATGGCTGGTCTGTTTGCAGACGTATAAGAAAAAGCTCCAATGTTCCTATCATCATGTTGACGGCAAGAGTAGACGAAGATGATACCTTGCTCGGATTCGAATTAGGTGCGGATGATTATGTCACCAAGCCATATAGCCCGCCAGTTTTATTAGCTAGAACAAAACGGCTTTTGGATAGCAGGTACCCCATTGAACGATCGGCGGACACTGCGGGATCAAGTACAGATAAACAATTGCTGGCAAGCGGTTTACGTATGCATTTGCCTTCTCGAACCTTGACGGTAGATGAAGTAGAGGTATACCTGACTTATACGGAGTTTCAAATTCTAGCGTATTTGATGCAAAATAAAGGAATTGTCATTACGAGGGAGCAGCTTATTACAAAAATATGGGGATACGAATACGAAGGTGATGATCGTACCGTAAATACGCATATCCGCAATATAAGAAACAAGCTTGGCGATAAATCCAAAGTGATTACAACTATTGTAAGAACCGGTTATAAGTTCAACGGTGAATTATGA
- a CDS encoding HAMP domain-containing protein codes for MRRSIVLKLFTLTALLCLFILAAVYLGQTIFFKQYYANRKVADIQANIQAFKSDLLNSDGSVLALQKLEQDFYRENNTWITTLDSYGNLKNVNDFYLEIKTVNNKNEPDSSNKIISVPLYHLMSIEEVLNTNQNQLSERLKPGTTIDLSIYATDSALIPYELAVANSKDNWKNEIIAEKLYERSLQIKKSEKKVNAQIPEVKSIPSYSRKELSDLARKFKQTNPELEIPGLMMSGTITKVLLPKGNESSSFIYTNRLFMERMKQFQANLLFDDESQQQQILDFTQNDVKYKLFIDPLKDHNGQTSYIFSMASLQPVDEAVQMLEDYYVYMIALVLLLIVFVSLYYSRKIAKPLLQINETTKRIASLDFSKKIEIKSSDEIGDLSRSINSLSHTLHSYIEQLQQDIEKEKQLESTRKEFISGVSHELKTPLSIMKSCISILKDDVATHKREHYFEAMEKEVDRMNMLIVDMLELAKFESGTYKMLMEPFCIDKSIETICDQLMDQIAIKQLHLHTDLVSVEVMANQNRIEQVITNFLTNAIRYTPDNEHIYIAVREEQELIKVSFENKGAQIPAEQLDKIWDRFYRGDVARHRASGGTGLGLAISKNILELHGVSYGAMNTPDGVLVYFYLKKA; via the coding sequence ATGAGAAGAAGCATTGTACTTAAATTATTTACCTTAACGGCATTGTTATGCTTATTCATCTTAGCAGCTGTTTATTTGGGTCAAACGATCTTCTTCAAACAATATTATGCAAATCGAAAAGTAGCCGATATACAAGCTAATATTCAAGCCTTTAAATCGGATTTGTTAAATAGCGATGGAAGTGTTTTAGCCCTTCAGAAGCTGGAACAAGATTTTTATCGTGAAAATAACACATGGATTACCACTTTAGACAGCTATGGAAACCTGAAAAATGTAAATGATTTTTATTTGGAAATCAAAACAGTTAACAATAAAAACGAACCTGATTCGTCCAATAAAATCATATCCGTACCCCTGTACCATTTGATGAGCATTGAAGAGGTATTAAATACGAATCAAAATCAATTATCTGAACGGTTAAAGCCTGGAACAACTATTGATCTGTCAATTTATGCTACTGATTCTGCATTAATACCTTATGAACTGGCCGTAGCAAACAGCAAAGATAATTGGAAAAATGAGATTATAGCTGAAAAGTTATATGAGCGATCATTACAAATCAAAAAATCAGAAAAAAAAGTGAATGCTCAAATTCCTGAGGTAAAATCTATCCCGTCTTATTCACGAAAGGAACTAAGTGATTTAGCTCGAAAATTTAAACAAACCAACCCTGAATTAGAGATTCCTGGTTTGATGATGAGCGGAACGATTACAAAGGTCCTTTTACCAAAAGGGAATGAGTCCTCCAGCTTCATCTACACGAATCGTTTGTTTATGGAAAGAATGAAGCAGTTTCAAGCTAACTTATTATTTGACGACGAATCTCAACAGCAGCAAATCCTTGATTTTACTCAAAATGACGTTAAATACAAACTATTCATTGACCCTTTAAAAGATCATAATGGCCAAACGAGCTACATTTTCTCCATGGCGTCGCTGCAACCCGTTGATGAAGCCGTACAAATGCTCGAAGATTATTATGTGTATATGATTGCACTTGTGCTGCTCCTTATTGTGTTCGTTTCTTTGTACTATTCAAGAAAAATCGCCAAACCTTTGCTGCAAATTAATGAGACGACTAAACGGATCGCAAGTTTGGATTTTTCGAAAAAAATTGAAATCAAATCAAGCGATGAGATCGGGGATTTATCTAGAAGCATCAACTCTTTATCTCATACATTGCATTCGTATATTGAACAGCTGCAGCAGGATATTGAGAAGGAAAAACAGTTGGAAAGTACGAGGAAAGAGTTTATTTCAGGTGTGTCCCATGAGCTGAAGACGCCGCTGAGCATAATGAAAAGCTGCATTTCTATATTGAAGGATGACGTTGCAACCCATAAAAGAGAGCATTATTTTGAAGCCATGGAAAAGGAAGTAGACCGGATGAATATGCTCATTGTCGATATGCTTGAGCTAGCCAAATTCGAATCTGGCACCTACAAAATGCTGATGGAGCCGTTTTGCATCGACAAAAGCATTGAAACGATTTGTGATCAGCTAATGGATCAAATTGCAATTAAGCAACTTCATTTGCATACCGATCTAGTATCCGTAGAAGTAATGGCTAATCAGAATCGGATTGAGCAGGTCATCACGAATTTCTTAACCAATGCGATACGTTATACACCTGATAATGAGCATATCTATATTGCCGTTCGCGAGGAACAAGAGTTGATTAAGGTTAGTTTTGAAAACAAAGGTGCGCAAATACCTGCCGAACAGTTGGATAAAATATGGGATCGATTTTATCGTGGAGATGTTGCGCGACATCGAGCATCGGGCGGCACTGGCCTCGGACTTGCAATCTCCAAAAACATTTTGGAGCTCCATGGTGTATCCTACGGCGCAATGAATACGCCTGACGGCGTGTTGGTTTACTTTTATTTGAAAAAAGCATAG
- a CDS encoding N-acetylmuramoyl-L-alanine amidase: MKMKRMLKKTIFIFFIVIAALFFYKVLFKVEVAATELTSKEAAINVNSPPASSTEKVLEGRKIVLDAGHGGRDVGATGQSGLEEKEVTLHTIQNIEKLLLEKTGAEVILTRDEDESLSLAERAKISNDHNADLFISIHYDAFESSDVSGITTYYGDEKNQQLANLIHGKIFEQDMEARDRGVTTGEYHVLRENESPSILLELGFISNKEDEQRMQSLEFQTNTANLIAEGIVEYLSKS, encoded by the coding sequence ATGAAAATGAAAAGAATGTTGAAGAAAACGATCTTTATTTTCTTTATCGTAATTGCCGCTTTATTTTTCTACAAAGTATTGTTCAAAGTAGAAGTAGCAGCCACTGAATTAACAAGTAAGGAAGCTGCTATTAATGTTAATTCTCCTCCTGCTTCCTCCACGGAAAAGGTATTAGAAGGAAGAAAGATTGTGCTTGATGCTGGTCACGGCGGACGTGATGTCGGAGCAACAGGTCAATCTGGACTGGAAGAAAAAGAAGTAACGCTTCATACCATTCAAAACATTGAAAAGCTTCTATTAGAGAAAACAGGAGCAGAAGTGATCTTAACCCGTGACGAGGATGAGTCACTGTCACTTGCTGAACGGGCGAAAATATCAAATGATCATAACGCAGATCTATTTATAAGTATTCATTACGATGCTTTTGAATCGAGTGACGTATCGGGGATAACAACTTATTACGGTGATGAAAAGAACCAGCAATTAGCAAACCTTATTCATGGAAAAATATTTGAGCAAGACATGGAAGCAAGAGATCGCGGTGTTACTACGGGCGAATATCATGTTTTACGCGAGAATGAAAGTCCTTCGATACTATTGGAGTTAGGTTTTATTTCAAATAAAGAGGATGAGCAGCGTATGCAATCATTAGAGTTTCAAACTAATACAGCAAACTTGATCGCAGAGGGGATCGTTGAATATTTGTCCAAGTCTTAG
- a CDS encoding glycosyltransferase, MGT family: MAKILAVGGFGAGHVNPMLPIVRHWIENDDEVHFFCTEDMRQKVEAAGIPFKAYPNFIDGQAQGEINFFQFVIILLKSADIILPVVLEEAAKHKYDFVFHDSLFGWGKLISHILKIPHIASHASFASSSETKKAPSADPGSGKGGAFLEEISQLADTLGRKYGVPAPTIPEVFSQWGDLNLVYTSRYFQPRPETLDDSYAFVGPVISTRQDSNDFPFYQLDDRPLVYISMGTIVSKGDDFFQLCLEAFPDPRFQVVVSAGKKADLSFADEAPDHFIFRSHVPQLDVLKRTAVFVTHGGMNSTSEALYFNVPLVVIPHGADQPQVAARVTGLGAGIKLSTRHLTAESLRSAVDEVMETAAYKTSAETIGLSLREAGGVQAAIEEAERFRQLHGISSGGVKQRKL; this comes from the coding sequence ATGGCGAAAATATTAGCAGTCGGCGGATTTGGTGCTGGCCATGTAAACCCGATGCTCCCTATTGTCAGGCATTGGATAGAAAATGACGATGAGGTCCATTTCTTTTGCACAGAAGATATGCGACAGAAGGTCGAAGCTGCAGGTATTCCTTTCAAAGCTTATCCAAACTTTATTGATGGTCAAGCTCAGGGAGAGATCAACTTTTTTCAGTTTGTGATTATCCTGCTCAAGTCGGCGGATATTATCCTGCCTGTCGTTCTAGAAGAAGCCGCAAAACATAAATATGACTTCGTCTTTCATGATTCGTTATTCGGGTGGGGCAAGCTGATTTCTCATATACTAAAAATTCCTCACATCGCTTCACATGCCTCGTTTGCCTCTTCTAGTGAAACTAAAAAAGCTCCATCCGCAGACCCAGGATCGGGCAAAGGCGGGGCTTTCCTGGAGGAGATCAGCCAACTGGCAGACACTCTTGGTCGGAAATACGGCGTTCCCGCTCCGACGATCCCCGAAGTTTTCTCACAATGGGGTGACTTAAACCTCGTTTATACGAGCCGCTATTTTCAGCCCCGTCCGGAGACATTGGATGACAGCTATGCTTTTGTCGGCCCAGTCATATCTACAAGGCAAGACTCGAACGACTTTCCCTTTTATCAACTGGATGATCGACCGCTTGTGTACATATCCATGGGGACAATCGTGTCTAAAGGCGACGATTTCTTCCAATTATGTTTGGAAGCTTTCCCTGATCCCCGCTTTCAGGTCGTCGTCTCTGCCGGAAAAAAAGCTGATCTGAGCTTCGCTGACGAAGCGCCAGATCATTTTATCTTCCGTTCTCATGTCCCGCAGTTAGACGTTTTGAAGCGCACCGCTGTTTTTGTCACTCATGGCGGAATGAATAGCACGTCTGAGGCGCTGTATTTTAACGTTCCGCTTGTGGTCATTCCCCATGGGGCAGATCAACCCCAGGTCGCCGCACGAGTCACCGGTCTTGGTGCCGGCATCAAGCTGTCAACGCGCCATCTTACCGCCGAGAGCTTACGCTCTGCCGTAGATGAAGTTATGGAGACGGCTGCATACAAAACGTCTGCCGAAACGATTGGACTCAGCTTGCGCGAGGCCGGTGGTGTCCAGGCAGCTATAGAGGAAGCTGAGCGGTTCAGGCAGCTGCATGGGATCTCTTCGGGCGGAGTAAAGCAGCGTAAATTGTAG
- a CDS encoding Methyltransferase domain-containing protein: protein MTEFWESSFIDNQMMWGFEPSDSAILTKDFFLEKNVKDILIPGIGYGRNAKVFIENGINVTGIEISETAIDLARQNELNINIFHGSVTDMPFDNKLYDGIFCYALIHLLNSLERGKLIQDCFNQLKPSGYMIFVTISKDAPMFGKGKQLDKDYFEIMEGLKMFFYDSDSIKQEFGKYGLIEISEIVEPHKNTENKTPFIFNMVKCKKEL from the coding sequence ATGACCGAATTTTGGGAATCAAGTTTTATCGATAATCAAATGATGTGGGGATTTGAACCTTCAGACTCAGCCATTTTGACTAAGGACTTTTTTCTGGAAAAGAACGTTAAGGATATATTGATACCTGGTATTGGATATGGCAGGAACGCAAAGGTCTTTATCGAAAACGGAATAAATGTAACCGGTATTGAGATTTCAGAAACAGCGATTGATTTGGCAAGACAAAACGAGCTTAATATTAACATTTTTCATGGTTCAGTAACTGATATGCCCTTTGATAACAAGCTTTATGACGGTATATTTTGTTATGCGCTTATACACTTATTGAATAGTCTTGAGAGGGGAAAGCTAATTCAAGATTGCTTTAATCAGTTAAAGCCAAGCGGATATATGATTTTTGTTACTATTTCAAAAGACGCCCCCATGTTTGGAAAGGGCAAGCAACTGGATAAAGACTACTTCGAGATCATGGAAGGGCTTAAAATGTTCTTTTATGATTCTGACTCGATCAAACAAGAGTTTGGAAAATATGGATTGATAGAAATTTCGGAAATCGTCGAGCCACATAAGAATACGGAAAATAAAACTCCATTTATATTTAACATGGTGAAATGTAAAAAAGAACTATAA
- a CDS encoding transcriptional regulator, LytTR family has translation MKVKIKIIPEKIEESVLFLAHRVTPFIQNLIKLIENNPSSYLFLSKAGEQRERKLDYSSILYLEYLERKIFVYANNDVYEIPGPLYKLEHAMPKYFVRISKSAIVNVYMIREFETSLNGNITAQLTNNEKLIVSRRYVKELKEHLLRLE, from the coding sequence ATGAAGGTCAAAATCAAAATCATTCCGGAGAAGATCGAGGAAAGCGTTCTTTTCCTCGCCCATCGAGTGACTCCGTTTATTCAGAATCTTATTAAACTAATCGAAAACAACCCCTCCTCCTACCTCTTCCTAAGCAAAGCCGGAGAACAGAGGGAACGAAAATTAGATTATTCCAGCATATTGTACTTGGAGTACTTGGAAAGAAAAATTTTTGTATACGCGAACAATGATGTTTATGAGATTCCAGGTCCGTTGTATAAACTGGAACACGCTATGCCAAAATACTTTGTACGCATATCGAAATCGGCAATCGTGAATGTCTACATGATCAGAGAGTTTGAGACGAGCTTGAACGGCAATATAACCGCCCAACTAACGAATAATGAGAAATTAATCGTTTCAAGAAGATATGTTAAAGAACTAAAAGAGCATCTGCTTCGACTGGAATAA
- a CDS encoding membrane protein YdfJ: MAKFLYRIGGWAATWRKSVLAGGILILLLAAVFGLRMGPVFEGDVSIPGTEAEMASKALQEKFPSGTASNAGKIQLVFESQGKSLESPDVKKAIQLSLEAISKDNNVASIADPYASGTISPNKEIGYATITYKVPGSDVKASSIEALDRQAEKLRDAGFKVEKSAISGQPEIPKVGVISEVIGIALAFLILLIFFRSLLAAGLPIITAVLGLGIGVLLILIGSNYVDLAAISLTTAIMLGLAVGIDYGLFILSRHRQNLLEGKSIRESIAVATGTAGSAVVFAGITVIIALIGLSVTSIPFLTFMGLAAALTVFIAVLIAILVVPAVLSLLGDRLMPKSAGKKNSYVPARESNAWGRFVTKFPLPVALVGILLLGFISLPALHLQTGLPNDGMKSVETTERRAYDLLANGFGDGFNGPLIVLATADGVQNPQSAIAQAAEEISGIKGIANTAPLVPNQDGAAAILTVIPQSGPLDKETGKLVESIRAKSDDTESQYGVKLMVTGSTAMDVDITKKLNEALPVFGLLVVGLAFVLLLLVFRSLLVPLKAVLGYLLTMTATLGFVVFVFQDGNMADFFGITQSGPILNFLPMLTAGILFGLAMDYEVFLVSRMREKFVHKNDAKGAILFGIKSSGSVVTAAALIMVCVFAGFVFAEDTMIKSMGLALAFGVLIDAFVVRLAVLPAIMTLLGRSSWYLPKWLDRILPNIDVEGSALEEEKSFSASNNDHLKKSVSR, translated from the coding sequence TTGGCAAAGTTTTTATATAGGATCGGCGGATGGGCCGCTACATGGCGAAAGTCGGTGCTGGCGGGCGGTATCCTGATCCTGTTGCTGGCTGCAGTTTTTGGATTGCGGATGGGTCCCGTATTTGAAGGTGATGTGTCCATACCTGGCACGGAAGCCGAAATGGCATCGAAAGCTCTGCAGGAGAAGTTTCCTTCAGGAACGGCTTCAAATGCCGGTAAAATTCAACTTGTTTTCGAAAGCCAAGGAAAGTCGCTGGAATCGCCGGATGTGAAAAAGGCCATACAGTTAAGTCTAGAGGCTATTTCAAAGGATAATAACGTGGCATCAATTGCAGATCCGTATGCTTCCGGCACGATTAGTCCGAACAAGGAAATTGGTTATGCTACCATTACGTATAAAGTGCCAGGCTCAGATGTGAAGGCATCATCCATCGAAGCTTTGGATCGGCAAGCCGAAAAGCTGCGGGATGCGGGATTCAAAGTGGAGAAAAGCGCTATTTCCGGTCAACCGGAAATACCGAAGGTTGGGGTCATTTCGGAAGTCATCGGTATCGCCCTGGCTTTCCTGATTCTACTCATTTTCTTCCGGTCGCTGCTTGCCGCCGGACTGCCCATTATAACAGCAGTCTTAGGACTCGGGATTGGCGTTCTGCTTATTCTAATTGGCTCGAATTATGTTGATTTGGCAGCGATATCGCTTACTACGGCCATCATGCTCGGACTTGCCGTCGGAATTGATTACGGTTTGTTTATTCTGTCCCGACATCGCCAGAATTTACTGGAAGGCAAGAGCATTCGTGAATCCATTGCGGTTGCAACCGGTACGGCAGGAAGTGCCGTTGTTTTCGCCGGAATAACCGTAATCATCGCATTAATAGGTCTGTCTGTTACCAGCATTCCGTTTCTTACTTTTATGGGGCTTGCCGCTGCGCTCACCGTGTTCATCGCCGTCCTGATTGCGATTTTGGTTGTGCCTGCCGTACTGTCGCTGCTTGGTGATCGTCTCATGCCAAAGAGCGCAGGAAAAAAGAACAGCTATGTTCCGGCACGGGAATCCAATGCGTGGGGACGTTTTGTAACCAAATTTCCGCTTCCTGTTGCGCTAGTTGGTATTTTACTGCTCGGCTTCATCAGTCTTCCGGCGCTGCATCTACAAACCGGTCTGCCTAATGATGGAATGAAGTCCGTGGAGACAACGGAGCGAAGAGCTTATGATTTACTAGCAAATGGATTCGGCGACGGCTTCAATGGCCCGCTTATCGTGCTAGCTACAGCGGACGGCGTTCAGAATCCGCAATCGGCAATCGCACAGGCAGCTGAAGAGATTAGCGGCATAAAAGGGATTGCGAATACCGCGCCTCTCGTTCCTAATCAGGATGGAGCGGCGGCCATTCTTACCGTTATTCCACAAAGCGGCCCTCTTGATAAAGAAACAGGCAAGCTCGTAGAGTCGATTCGTGCTAAGTCAGATGATACGGAGAGCCAGTACGGAGTCAAGCTAATGGTTACCGGATCGACAGCAATGGATGTCGATATTACGAAAAAACTGAACGAAGCTTTGCCGGTATTCGGCCTGCTCGTAGTCGGTCTGGCCTTTGTTCTGCTGCTTCTTGTATTTCGTTCGCTGCTTGTACCTCTCAAAGCCGTGCTCGGCTACCTGCTGACGATGACGGCTACGCTTGGATTTGTTGTATTCGTATTTCAAGATGGGAATATGGCGGATTTCTTTGGAATTACCCAGTCGGGACCGATACTCAACTTTTTGCCGATGTTGACTGCGGGCATCTTGTTTGGTCTCGCGATGGATTATGAGGTATTTCTGGTCAGCCGTATGCGTGAGAAGTTCGTTCATAAAAACGACGCCAAAGGTGCGATTTTGTTCGGTATCAAGAGCAGCGGTAGTGTCGTCACAGCAGCAGCTCTAATTATGGTGTGCGTGTTTGCGGGCTTTGTCTTTGCGGAAGATACAATGATCAAATCCATGGGTCTGGCGTTAGCTTTTGGCGTTCTGATTGATGCCTTCGTCGTAAGACTTGCTGTCCTCCCAGCGATCATGACTTTGCTGGGTCGCTCCTCCTGGTATTTGCCGAAATGGCTGGACCGAATTCTACCGAATATCGATGTGGAAGGCTCTGCTCTTGAAGAAGAGAAATCTTTCTCCGCATCAAACAATGATCATCTGAAGAAAAGTGTCTCACGGTAA
- a CDS encoding two-component system, NarL family, sensor histidine kinase YdfH, whose protein sequence is MNRERNGTHNKDSNWSENSSTDVPATMLDARKHIFVWIIGIYVGSVLMQWILDFNPIPMLFFHLVLLLHCALYWHSEALTRRQPWLYISVQGMLITICAFLMPQGYPPITGLYSLLIGQSVVIYQRKWKVAGVALVFYPIVTFIVLTIDDPVHLIFNLSAFTMLNTILIAYTRIFRNEVFARLRTESYLKELEEANLEVEKLTLANERQRMSRDLHDTLAQGLAGIVMQLDAADAHVGKGNMARAGQIIRQSRESARRALAEARQAIDNLRLVAEPAQSFADAVRIETERFTSATGIRAQLMIDPLPGLSKILFEHAQYILREALTNIARHAEASEVTIDIRHNEDRFLLKIRDNGTGFEVQKIGHEPGHYGLIVMQERARLLQGQLNVSSNRASGTLVTLDAPYQYDIPIREED, encoded by the coding sequence GTGAATCGAGAAAGAAATGGAACGCATAATAAGGATTCAAATTGGAGCGAAAACTCATCTACCGATGTCCCGGCTACGATGCTGGATGCGCGCAAACATATTTTTGTCTGGATTATCGGGATATATGTTGGATCGGTACTGATGCAGTGGATTCTCGATTTTAATCCGATTCCAATGCTGTTTTTTCATCTCGTCCTATTGCTGCACTGCGCTCTTTATTGGCATTCCGAGGCGCTCACTCGACGTCAACCATGGCTCTATATCAGCGTGCAGGGAATGCTGATTACAATCTGCGCTTTCCTGATGCCACAGGGATACCCCCCGATTACTGGTTTATACTCCTTGCTGATCGGGCAGAGTGTAGTCATTTATCAGCGCAAATGGAAGGTTGCCGGCGTCGCGTTGGTTTTTTACCCGATCGTTACATTTATCGTTTTGACAATCGACGATCCGGTACATCTGATTTTCAATCTGTCAGCTTTCACCATGTTGAACACGATTCTCATTGCCTATACACGTATATTTCGTAATGAAGTGTTTGCTAGACTTCGCACGGAGAGCTATTTGAAAGAATTAGAGGAGGCCAACCTGGAAGTCGAAAAATTGACGCTTGCTAACGAGCGCCAGCGGATGTCCCGTGATCTGCATGATACGCTGGCGCAGGGCTTGGCCGGCATCGTCATGCAGCTCGATGCTGCCGACGCGCATGTTGGTAAAGGCAATATGGCTCGTGCCGGGCAAATCATCAGGCAATCCAGAGAAAGCGCAAGGAGAGCCCTCGCAGAGGCGCGCCAAGCGATCGACAACTTGAGGCTTGTTGCCGAACCGGCGCAGTCTTTCGCTGATGCAGTGCGAATCGAAACGGAACGTTTTACGTCGGCGACAGGCATTCGGGCTCAGTTAATGATCGATCCTTTGCCGGGGTTATCCAAAATACTTTTTGAACATGCTCAGTATATTCTTCGTGAAGCGCTAACGAATATTGCCCGTCATGCAGAGGCTTCGGAAGTAACAATTGATATCCGGCATAACGAAGACCGTTTCTTGCTAAAGATTCGCGATAACGGAACCGGCTTCGAAGTCCAAAAGATCGGTCATGAGCCGGGTCATTACGGATTAATCGTCATGCAGGAGCGTGCCCGACTTTTGCAAGGACAGCTAAACGTTTCAAGCAACCGAGCCTCTGGCACGCTGGTGACGCTCGATGCGCCCTATCAATACGATATTCCAATTAGAGAGGAGGACTGA
- a CDS encoding two component transcriptional regulator, LuxR family, giving the protein MGCKILIVDDHFVVREGLKMILETEESYEVIGEAANGNEALRFMDESMPDLVLMDLYMPQMNGLETMEAMIDRGIDIPVVILTTYNEDEWMMKGLSLGAKGYLLKDTGREHLFRTIDAALRGETLLQQDILTRVMAVQRERLKPSPASPISQELSAKEQQVLQAAAEGLRSKEIAVRLAISERTVKAHLTNVYNKLGVDSRSQAVAIAVENGWVKP; this is encoded by the coding sequence TTGGGCTGCAAAATACTGATCGTCGATGATCATTTCGTTGTTCGAGAAGGTCTTAAAATGATACTGGAAACCGAAGAGAGTTATGAAGTCATTGGAGAGGCAGCGAATGGGAACGAAGCGCTTCGTTTCATGGATGAGAGTATGCCAGATCTCGTTCTGATGGACTTGTACATGCCGCAGATGAACGGGCTGGAAACGATGGAAGCGATGATTGACCGCGGCATTGATATTCCAGTTGTCATCCTCACTACGTATAACGAAGATGAATGGATGATGAAGGGATTGTCACTGGGAGCAAAAGGATATTTGCTTAAGGATACCGGCAGAGAGCATCTGTTCCGAACGATTGATGCGGCGCTGCGCGGGGAAACGTTGCTGCAGCAAGACATCCTGACCCGGGTCATGGCCGTGCAGCGAGAGCGCTTGAAGCCGTCCCCGGCCAGCCCGATCAGCCAGGAGCTATCTGCTAAAGAACAACAAGTGCTGCAGGCAGCGGCTGAAGGGTTGCGAAGCAAAGAAATTGCCGTTCGTCTGGCTATTTCCGAACGGACCGTAAAAGCTCATCTTACCAATGTCTACAACAAACTTGGGGTCGATTCCCGATCCCAAGCGGTTGCGATCGCCGTTGAGAATGGCTGGGTTAAACCTTAA
- a CDS encoding lactoylglutathione lyase, with the protein MINKIGQVMLYVNNQDASRDFWTEKLGFEVIVEETNGPMRWIEVAPKGAATSIVLHSKELVAKMNPGMNLGTPSIMYFTDNFDALFSDLKNKNIKVGDIMELPSGRVFNFADNEENYFAVSEKK; encoded by the coding sequence ATGATTAACAAAATTGGCCAAGTTATGTTGTATGTCAATAACCAAGACGCATCTAGAGATTTTTGGACAGAAAAACTAGGTTTCGAGGTCATCGTGGAAGAAACCAATGGCCCGATGAGATGGATTGAAGTCGCTCCTAAGGGTGCAGCAACTAGCATTGTTCTTCATAGTAAGGAGTTGGTTGCCAAAATGAACCCTGGAATGAATCTCGGGACACCATCCATCATGTATTTCACGGACAATTTCGATGCGTTGTTCAGCGATCTCAAGAACAAAAACATCAAAGTTGGAGACATTATGGAACTTCCCTCCGGCAGAGTTTTTAACTTTGCTGACAATGAAGAAAATTACTTTGCTGTATCGGAAAAGAAATAA